One part of the Glycine max cultivar Williams 82 chromosome 14, Glycine_max_v4.0, whole genome shotgun sequence genome encodes these proteins:
- the LOC100808129 gene encoding uncharacterized protein isoform X2 — translation MPEEFNFVARPLILNTEACKGGGCVVNFAKDSLSEKQEKGHGNLVVSRGINVDLNAEDATGSVNLEPANSSKGCNPFKSKDVSESGSCVGPLEQKDPMTKWKQMKEYGFWSPSHAGIPKPKHHGRKSKNEMLKKKMELAKREQVNRFTKIAAPSGLLNDLNPGIINHVRNRKQVLSIIENLVRSEKHESTSVGSKHAAHCIQGNVEVSKRDQENVADVSEHQHDFACEEGALHSTSGSRQARKFPVTTNDSSSLILEGRVCDCDIGSLDKGSLKSCMTQSTNVVEDDALALKLSSEMRASMSSTGLSNEESSNVTMVSSLSLKAATVASQWLELLQHDIKGRLSALRRSRRKVQSVITTELPFLLSKEFGNNQDYDPCTMKMSAGLPTGKIADMHRARWTSLFDHMDEALSEEEKKLECWLNQVKEKQLLCDQGIQHVNWSSVFGLQQLGNSENNSRAPAFDSSEKDLAVNAAAASIYSTCNFLLSKS, via the exons GATTCTCAACACTGAAGCGTGCAAAGGTGGAGGGTGTGTTGTGAATTTCGCCAAAGATTCGTTGTCTGAGAAGCAAGAAAAAGGGCATGGTAATTTAGTAGTCTCAAGGGGAATTAATGTGGATCTGAATGCAGAAGATGCTACCGGCTCTGTGAATCTGGAACCTGCAAATTCCTCCAAAGGGTGCAATCCTTTTAAGTCAAAGGATGTGTCCGAGAGTGGGAGCTGTGTTGGACCTTTGGAACAGAAAGATCCAATGACGAAATGGAAACAGATGAAAGAATATGGTTTTTGGTCGCCCTCTCATGCTGGCATTCCAAAGCCGAAACATCATGGGAGGAAAAGTAAGAATGAAATgctcaagaaaaagatggagctTGCAAAGAGGGAACAGGTTAACCGGTTTACCAAGATTGCTGCTCCAAGTGGACTGTTGAATGACTTGAACCCTGGAATTATAAATCATGTGAGGAATAGAAAACAAGTGCTTTCAATTATTGAGAATCTTGTAAGGTCTGAAAAACATGAAAGCACTAGTGTGGGGAGTAAGCACGCAGCACATTGTATACAAGGAAATGTAGAAGTTAGTAAGAGGGATCAAGAAAATGTGGCTGATGTAAGTGAGCATCAGCATGACTTTGCTTGTGAGGAAGGAGCCCTTCATAGCACTTCAGGGAGCAGACAAGCTAGAAAGTTTCCTGTGACAACAAATGATTCTTCTTCCTTGATTTTGGAGGGTAGAGTTTGTGATTGTGACATAGGCAGTTTAGATAAAGGTAGTCTTAAAAGTTGTATGACACAGTCAACGAATGTTGTGGAGGATGATGCTTTAGCTCTGAAATTGTCATCTGAAATGAGGGCATCAATGAGTTCCACCGGTTTGTCAAATGAGGAATCCTCAAATGTCACAATGGTTTCATCCCTTTCCCTAAAAG CTGCTACTGTTGCTTCTCAATGGTTGGAGCTTCTGCAACATGACATCAAAGGACGCCTttcag CTTTACGTCGTAGTAGAAGGAAAGTTCAATCTGTAATCACTACTGAGTTGCCATTTCTTTTATCAAAGGAATTTGGAAATAACCAAGATTATGATCCTTGCACTATGAAAATGTCTGCGGGACTTCCCACTGGCAAAATAGCAGATATGCATCGGGCAAGATGGACTTCTTTGTTTGATCATATGGATGAAGCTCTTTCTGAAGAGGAAAAGAAACTT GAATGTTGGTTGAATCAAGTAAAAGAAAAGCAACTGCTATGTGACCAGGGCATACAACATGTAAACTGGAGCTCGGTTTTTGGTTTACAACAGCTGGGGAATTCAGAAAACAACTCCAG